From Gimesia panareensis, the proteins below share one genomic window:
- a CDS encoding arylsulfatase translates to MKLLNALVCLSGLLWWHVPVVEAAKAERPNIILIMVDDMGFSDLGCYGSEIETPNIDALAAGGVRFSQFYNSGRCCPTRATLMTGLHPHQTGIGWMTNPPNNTRGYSKPPAYQGYLNRQCVTIGEVLGTAGYATYMAGKWHLGFNDQDRWPLQRGFEKYFGCVSGATRYFYPVAPRGMTFGNKDIENPESTTERPFYTTDAFTDYAIRFLKEHQEKTKQETAKQGQPYFLYLAYTAPHWPLQAHEEEIKKYRGKYRIGWDELRERRLAKQKQLGLISAGTKLSPRDAEVPAWETLKPKKQDEMDLKMAIYAAMIDRIDQNIGKLVGWLKTNDQLDNTLILFLADNGGCAEGGILGRGEFRDVEKRNQEHSNSYGKAWANASNTPFRLYKHFAHEGGTSTPFLMHWPAKIAPQPRWIREPAQLIDIMPTLVDVAGAAYPETFGGNKIHRLDGISLRPVMQGEPLNRTEPIFIEHESNAFVRAGDWKLVGRGVSPAKGYQPQKWELYDVKADRTELNDLAERRRAVVDDLKSKWEAWAKRVGVYPK, encoded by the coding sequence ATGAAACTATTGAACGCGCTCGTTTGTCTAAGTGGTCTGCTGTGGTGGCATGTGCCTGTGGTGGAGGCTGCGAAAGCGGAGCGGCCGAATATCATTCTGATCATGGTGGACGACATGGGCTTTTCGGATCTGGGCTGTTACGGCAGCGAGATTGAAACGCCGAACATTGATGCCCTGGCGGCGGGGGGCGTGCGGTTTTCGCAGTTTTATAATTCGGGACGCTGCTGTCCGACGCGGGCGACGTTGATGACGGGCCTGCATCCGCATCAGACCGGGATTGGCTGGATGACGAATCCCCCCAACAACACGCGGGGCTATTCCAAACCGCCGGCCTACCAGGGGTATCTGAATCGTCAGTGCGTGACAATCGGAGAAGTACTGGGGACCGCCGGCTATGCAACTTACATGGCGGGGAAATGGCACCTGGGTTTCAACGACCAGGATCGCTGGCCGCTGCAGCGGGGGTTCGAGAAATATTTCGGCTGCGTTTCGGGGGCGACGCGGTATTTTTACCCGGTGGCGCCGCGGGGGATGACGTTTGGAAACAAAGACATCGAAAATCCCGAGAGTACAACGGAGCGTCCGTTTTATACGACCGATGCGTTTACCGACTACGCGATTCGCTTTCTCAAGGAGCATCAGGAGAAAACGAAACAGGAGACGGCGAAACAGGGGCAGCCGTATTTTCTGTACCTGGCCTATACCGCGCCGCACTGGCCACTACAGGCACATGAGGAGGAGATCAAAAAGTATCGGGGCAAATACCGGATCGGCTGGGATGAGCTCCGGGAACGTCGGTTGGCGAAGCAGAAGCAGCTGGGGCTGATCTCCGCGGGGACGAAGCTTTCTCCGCGTGATGCGGAGGTGCCGGCCTGGGAGACGTTGAAGCCGAAGAAGCAGGACGAGATGGATCTGAAGATGGCGATTTATGCGGCGATGATCGATCGGATCGACCAGAACATCGGCAAGCTGGTAGGCTGGCTGAAGACGAACGATCAGCTGGACAACACTCTGATTCTGTTCCTCGCGGACAACGGGGGCTGTGCGGAAGGGGGGATTCTCGGTCGGGGTGAGTTCCGGGATGTCGAGAAGCGGAACCAGGAGCACAGTAACAGTTACGGAAAAGCGTGGGCGAACGCGTCCAATACGCCTTTCCGGCTGTATAAGCATTTCGCGCATGAGGGGGGAACGTCGACGCCGTTCCTGATGCACTGGCCGGCGAAGATTGCGCCACAGCCACGCTGGATCAGGGAACCTGCACAGCTGATCGATATCATGCCGACGCTGGTGGATGTGGCGGGAGCCGCGTATCCGGAAACGTTTGGCGGCAACAAAATCCATCGTCTGGATGGTATATCATTGCGCCCGGTGATGCAGGGAGAGCCGCTCAACCGGACGGAGCCCATCTTCATTGAACATGAAAGCAACGCGTTCGTCCGGGCCGGCGACTGGAAGCTGGTGGGACGGGGTGTGTCGCCGGCCAAGGGCTATCAGCCGCAGAAGTGGGAGCTGTACGATGTGAAGGCGGACCGCACGGAGTTGAATGACCTGGCGGAACGGAGGCGGGCGGTGGTGGATGATCTGAAGTCGAAGTGGGAGGCGTGGGCGAAGCGCGTGGGTGTGTACCCCAAATGA
- a CDS encoding sulfatase family protein, whose product MVRTIFAALICLVVCLSAFTTQASEKPNVILIMCDDLGWGDTGFNGNTVIKTPHLDALARDGMILKRFYAGAPVCSPTRGSCLTGRNPFRYGIVHANTGHMKPQEQTLAESLQAAGYRTGHFGKWHLGTLTKTVRDSNRGGPRNLAEYSPPWQNGFEVCFSTEAKVPTWDPMRKPKGKASSRGWAALEADAAGVPYGTHYWNQAGEMVTDNLEGDDSRVIMDRAIPFLEQSAEEQKPFFCVIWFHTPHLPVVAGPKYRAMYADADLYHANYYGCITAMDEQVGRLRARLKALQADTNTMLWFCSDNGPEGNAKAPGSAGPFRGRKRDLTEGGIRVPALLVWPGKIKGGTTTDFPMVTSDYLPTVLSAAGVPVPADRPLDGINLLPVLEQGLTERTQPIGFQFQNKAAWMTQRYKLLKTGKKRDVKYELFDLLADPGETNDVSDAHPKLKMKMMDQLAKWILSCALSNQGDDYK is encoded by the coding sequence ATGGTTCGGACAATCTTTGCTGCTCTGATCTGTCTGGTCGTTTGTCTGTCTGCCTTCACAACGCAGGCGTCAGAGAAGCCGAACGTGATTCTAATCATGTGCGATGATCTGGGCTGGGGTGATACCGGGTTCAACGGGAATACCGTGATCAAGACGCCGCACCTGGATGCGCTGGCGCGGGACGGGATGATTCTCAAACGGTTTTACGCGGGAGCTCCGGTGTGCAGTCCGACGCGGGGAAGTTGTCTCACGGGGCGGAACCCGTTTCGGTACGGGATCGTGCATGCCAACACCGGGCATATGAAACCGCAGGAGCAGACGCTGGCGGAGTCGCTGCAAGCGGCCGGCTATCGCACGGGGCACTTCGGCAAATGGCATCTGGGGACGTTGACGAAAACCGTCCGCGATTCAAACCGGGGCGGGCCGCGCAATCTCGCGGAATATTCGCCCCCGTGGCAGAACGGGTTTGAGGTCTGTTTTTCCACCGAAGCGAAAGTGCCGACCTGGGATCCGATGAGGAAGCCCAAAGGGAAGGCTTCCAGCCGGGGCTGGGCGGCGCTGGAGGCGGACGCGGCGGGTGTGCCTTACGGGACGCATTACTGGAACCAGGCGGGGGAGATGGTGACCGACAACCTGGAGGGAGACGATTCGCGGGTGATCATGGATCGGGCGATTCCGTTTCTGGAACAGAGTGCTGAGGAACAGAAGCCGTTCTTCTGCGTGATCTGGTTCCACACGCCGCACCTGCCTGTGGTAGCGGGTCCAAAGTACCGGGCGATGTATGCGGATGCGGACCTGTATCATGCGAACTATTATGGCTGCATTACCGCCATGGATGAGCAGGTGGGGCGGTTGCGGGCCAGACTGAAAGCGTTGCAGGCCGACACGAATACGATGCTCTGGTTCTGTTCGGACAACGGTCCGGAGGGGAATGCGAAAGCCCCCGGTTCCGCGGGGCCGTTCCGGGGACGGAAGCGGGATCTGACCGAAGGGGGCATCCGGGTTCCGGCTTTGCTGGTCTGGCCCGGGAAGATCAAGGGGGGCACGACAACCGATTTCCCGATGGTGACCAGCGATTACCTGCCCACAGTGCTCTCGGCTGCCGGAGTGCCGGTTCCCGCGGATCGACCGCTGGACGGGATCAATCTGCTGCCGGTGCTGGAACAGGGGCTCACGGAGCGGACACAGCCGATCGGCTTTCAGTTTCAGAACAAGGCGGCCTGGATGACGCAGCGGTATAAGCTGTTGAAGACCGGGAAAAAAAGAGACGTCAAGTACGAACTGTTCGACCTGCTGGCGGATCCGGGTGAAACCAATGATGTGTCTGACGCCCATCCGAAGTTGAAGATGAAAATGATGGACCAGTTGGCAAAGTGGATTCTTTCCTGCGCTCTGAGTAACCAGGGCGACGATTACAAATAG
- a CDS encoding sugar phosphate isomerase/epimerase family protein has product MRNTPHPHNRLPRRDFLKQASFSALAGTMLAGGAAGSASVQAGEAKKADSTSGYQLGAFTKSFQDMPIPEVCKAFKSIGLDGLDLTVRPKGHILPENAEKELPQACAAAKEAGVKILFLTTMIDEPDKNAERILATAQEQRIDRVKIGYYRYKPLGTLAQQLKETTKKIGKVAKLCQKYEILPCVHVHSNAFLPSHGTQLYQLIQDYSPQEVGAYVDMLHMVKEGSGDGWRQGLDLLAPWISLCAVKNFAWERGEGRDKHGHQKWDVKTVPVADGISPIPEYVDVLRKLGYEGIFSLHSEYKGRHSWKELSTQECLAQTAVDAKYFRSLWS; this is encoded by the coding sequence ATGCGGAATACTCCCCACCCTCATAATCGGCTTCCCCGGCGGGATTTTCTGAAACAGGCATCGTTCTCGGCTCTGGCAGGTACCATGCTCGCCGGCGGCGCAGCTGGTTCCGCGTCTGTGCAGGCGGGGGAAGCGAAGAAAGCCGATTCAACCAGCGGCTATCAGCTGGGGGCGTTTACGAAGAGCTTTCAGGACATGCCGATTCCCGAGGTGTGCAAAGCATTCAAGTCGATCGGCCTGGACGGGCTCGATCTGACCGTGCGACCCAAAGGGCACATCCTGCCCGAAAATGCGGAGAAAGAACTGCCGCAGGCGTGTGCAGCGGCGAAAGAGGCGGGTGTAAAGATCCTGTTTCTGACGACGATGATCGACGAGCCCGACAAGAATGCCGAGCGGATCCTCGCGACCGCGCAGGAACAGAGGATCGACCGGGTCAAGATTGGCTATTACCGCTATAAACCGTTGGGAACGCTGGCACAGCAGCTGAAAGAGACGACGAAGAAAATCGGCAAAGTTGCGAAGCTGTGTCAGAAGTATGAAATTCTGCCCTGCGTGCATGTGCATTCGAATGCATTTCTGCCTTCGCACGGGACGCAGCTGTATCAGCTGATCCAGGATTACTCGCCGCAGGAAGTCGGGGCGTACGTGGATATGCTGCACATGGTCAAAGAGGGGAGCGGCGATGGCTGGCGGCAGGGCCTCGATCTTTTGGCTCCCTGGATCTCATTGTGTGCGGTGAAGAACTTTGCCTGGGAACGGGGTGAAGGTCGCGATAAGCATGGCCATCAGAAGTGGGACGTCAAAACAGTTCCCGTAGCGGACGGCATTTCGCCAATCCCTGAATACGTCGACGTATTGCGGAAGCTGGGTTACGAAGGGATCTTCTCGCTGCACAGCGAGTACAAGGGTCGGCACAGCTGGAAAGAGTTGAGCACCCAGGAATGCCTGGCCCAGACGGCCGTCGATGCGAAGTATTTCCGTTCGCTGTGGTCGTGA
- a CDS encoding THUMP domain-containing class I SAM-dependent RNA methyltransferase, translated as MSEPLTLIATSTFGLEAVVARELKQLGYEDQTVENGRVMFQGDKEAICRCNLWLRSADRILICLGEFTALDFDDLFDETRDLEWERWLPPSARFPVRATAVRSKINSAKNSQKMVKKAIAERMKDHYIKDWFPEDGPLYSVSVSILKDRATLCIDTTGPGLHKRGYRKLTAGAQLKETLAAGLIQLSYWNNERALVDPCCGSGTIPIEAALIGTNTAPGLNRSFVAEEWHKIPAELWEQAREEARDLQDLDALSFRLQGYDIDPGMIRMARYHAREAGVDALVHFQDQPLAEFSTPRKYGCIITNPPYGERLGEKEEAEVIYRQMKEVFAPLDTWSIYVLTSHPGFERIFDRKARRRKLYNGRIECTYYQFPGPPPPRKRSPWDDATNADSESTSEAETDAPADDKTDSAE; from the coding sequence ATGTCTGAGCCGCTCACCCTGATCGCCACTTCCACCTTTGGCCTCGAAGCCGTCGTCGCCCGCGAACTGAAGCAACTGGGCTACGAAGACCAGACCGTCGAAAACGGTCGCGTCATGTTCCAGGGCGACAAGGAAGCGATCTGCCGCTGCAATCTCTGGCTCCGCAGTGCTGACCGCATCCTGATCTGCCTGGGCGAATTCACGGCCCTCGACTTCGACGACCTCTTCGACGAAACCCGCGACCTGGAATGGGAACGCTGGCTCCCCCCCTCCGCGCGATTTCCCGTGCGGGCCACCGCGGTGCGCTCCAAAATCAACAGCGCCAAAAACTCGCAGAAGATGGTCAAGAAAGCGATCGCCGAACGGATGAAGGACCATTACATCAAAGACTGGTTCCCCGAAGACGGGCCGCTCTACTCGGTCAGCGTCTCGATCCTCAAAGATCGCGCCACGCTCTGCATCGACACCACCGGCCCTGGTCTGCACAAGCGCGGCTATCGCAAACTCACCGCCGGTGCCCAGCTCAAAGAGACACTCGCCGCCGGCCTGATTCAGCTCAGCTACTGGAACAACGAACGGGCCCTGGTCGACCCCTGCTGCGGTTCAGGCACGATTCCCATCGAAGCCGCCCTCATCGGCACCAACACCGCCCCCGGTCTCAACCGCAGTTTCGTCGCGGAAGAATGGCACAAGATTCCCGCCGAACTCTGGGAACAGGCCCGCGAAGAAGCCCGCGATCTGCAGGACCTCGACGCCCTCTCATTCCGTCTGCAGGGGTATGACATCGATCCGGGGATGATCCGCATGGCCCGCTATCACGCCCGCGAAGCGGGTGTCGACGCGCTCGTGCATTTTCAGGATCAGCCGCTCGCCGAATTCAGCACGCCCCGCAAGTACGGCTGCATCATCACCAATCCCCCTTACGGGGAGCGGCTTGGCGAAAAGGAAGAGGCCGAGGTCATCTACCGCCAGATGAAAGAGGTCTTCGCTCCCCTGGATACCTGGTCGATTTATGTGCTCACTTCGCACCCCGGCTTCGAACGCATCTTCGACCGCAAGGCCCGCCGCCGCAAGCTGTATAACGGGCGCATCGAATGCACCTACTACCAGTTTCCCGGGCCACCACCGCCACGCAAAAGGTCACCCTGGGACGACGCAACGAATGCGGATTCAGAGTCCACATCGGAAGCAGAAACCGACGCCCCGGCTGACGACAAAACAGACTCCGCCGAATGA
- a CDS encoding ATP-dependent helicase, whose protein sequence is MSEIPQQIEDLFEQLNPQQREAACHDAGSLLIIAGAGTGKTTTLSHRVAWLISQGIDPSRILLLTFSRRAANEMVRRVDALLRAMGDSRERAASARSRSIWGGTFHSTAARLLRRYGQSIGLPDDFTIIDRSDAEDLMSSLRSELELGNNVAKFPRKGTLVEIYSRCVNTCLKLEPVLERYYPWCLEHVDILKKLFQAFVDRKEQQNILDYDDLLLFWHALSSDPAGGKLLRGQFEAVLVDEYQDTNVLQSGILKNLCPDGEGLTVVGDDAQSIYSFRAATVRNILDFPEEYPGTTVVTLEENYRSTQPILAATNQIIDEAHERYEKKLWSSKIAGEAPFIVDCSDNNEQADFVVTQVLEHLDAGIPLNQQAVLFRASHHSLALEVELARRNIAYHKYGGLKFIETAHVKDLMAYLRLAENPRDAVSGLRVLTLLPGIGQKKAQQLLNLLAESGFRFDAWSEFKPPAATVEHWPLFIRLMKNLASPQSEKKGISSEVHQVRTFYSPLLDQQYDNSPARQRDLEQLEQVASRFSSRMSFLEEITLDPPSSTQDIANDSSKTDDDFLVLSTIHSSKGLEWDAVYVLQAADGSIPSEMSLESNDEIDEERRLFYVALTRAKNWLYVCFPHRQYFQNRRWNQAHSYAQLTRFISSKTLPLFQRRPAFNAEDLDTPEEAQIETTAEDIRKNIRNMWSS, encoded by the coding sequence ATGTCAGAGATTCCGCAACAAATTGAAGACCTGTTCGAGCAGCTGAATCCCCAGCAGCGGGAGGCGGCCTGTCACGATGCCGGTTCGTTGTTGATCATTGCGGGTGCGGGGACGGGGAAAACGACGACGCTCTCACACCGAGTCGCCTGGCTGATTTCGCAGGGCATCGATCCGAGCCGGATTCTGCTGCTGACCTTTTCCCGCAGAGCCGCGAATGAGATGGTCCGCCGCGTCGATGCGCTGCTGCGGGCGATGGGCGACAGTCGCGAACGCGCCGCTTCAGCCCGGTCGCGGAGTATCTGGGGAGGCACGTTTCACTCCACGGCGGCACGTCTGCTGAGACGCTACGGTCAGTCGATTGGGCTGCCGGATGACTTTACGATCATCGATCGCAGCGATGCCGAAGACCTGATGAGTTCCCTGCGGAGCGAACTCGAACTGGGGAACAACGTGGCCAAGTTTCCCCGCAAAGGGACGCTGGTGGAAATCTACAGCCGCTGCGTGAATACCTGCCTCAAGCTGGAGCCGGTACTCGAACGGTATTACCCCTGGTGCCTGGAGCACGTGGACATACTCAAAAAACTGTTCCAGGCGTTCGTCGATCGCAAGGAGCAGCAGAACATTCTGGACTATGATGACCTGCTCCTGTTCTGGCACGCGCTCTCCTCCGATCCTGCGGGGGGCAAACTGCTCAGAGGCCAGTTCGAAGCGGTGCTGGTCGACGAGTATCAGGATACGAACGTGCTGCAGTCGGGAATTCTGAAAAATCTCTGTCCCGATGGCGAGGGTCTGACGGTGGTGGGCGACGATGCCCAGTCGATCTATTCGTTCCGGGCAGCGACCGTGCGTAACATCCTCGATTTTCCGGAAGAGTATCCGGGGACGACGGTCGTCACACTGGAAGAGAATTACCGCAGCACGCAGCCGATCCTGGCGGCGACAAATCAGATCATCGACGAAGCACATGAACGGTATGAGAAGAAGCTGTGGTCGTCTAAGATCGCCGGCGAAGCGCCTTTCATCGTGGACTGCAGCGACAATAATGAGCAGGCCGATTTCGTAGTGACGCAGGTACTCGAACACCTGGACGCGGGGATTCCATTGAATCAGCAGGCGGTGCTGTTCCGGGCCTCGCACCACAGTCTCGCGCTGGAAGTCGAACTGGCCCGGCGGAACATTGCCTATCATAAGTACGGCGGGTTGAAGTTCATTGAAACCGCGCACGTCAAAGACCTGATGGCGTACCTGCGACTGGCAGAGAATCCCCGCGATGCGGTCTCCGGTCTGCGGGTGTTGACGCTACTGCCGGGCATCGGTCAGAAAAAGGCACAGCAGCTGCTTAACCTGTTGGCGGAATCCGGGTTTCGCTTTGATGCCTGGTCGGAATTCAAACCGCCGGCAGCGACGGTCGAGCACTGGCCTTTATTCATTCGGCTGATGAAGAATCTGGCATCGCCTCAGTCCGAGAAAAAAGGGATCTCCTCCGAAGTGCACCAGGTGCGGACGTTTTACAGTCCGCTGCTCGATCAGCAGTACGACAACTCGCCGGCCCGCCAGCGCGATCTGGAACAGCTGGAGCAGGTGGCCAGTCGGTTCAGCAGCCGGATGAGTTTCTTGGAAGAAATCACGCTCGATCCACCCAGTTCGACGCAGGATATCGCCAACGACAGCAGTAAGACCGACGACGATTTTCTCGTGCTGAGTACGATCCATTCGTCAAAAGGGCTGGAGTGGGACGCAGTCTATGTCTTGCAGGCCGCGGATGGCAGCATCCCCTCCGAGATGTCGCTGGAGAGTAATGACGAGATCGATGAAGAACGTCGTCTGTTTTACGTGGCGCTCACGCGGGCGAAGAACTGGCTCTATGTCTGTTTCCCGCACCGTCAGTATTTTCAGAACCGGCGCTGGAACCAGGCCCACAGTTATGCCCAGCTGACGCGGTTCATTTCCTCGAAGACTCTGCCCCTGTTTCAGCGAAGACCCGCGTTTAACGCCGAGGACCTGGACACGCCCGAAGAGGCGCAGATCGAAACGACGGCCGAGGACATTCGCAAGAACATCCGCAACATGTGGTCCAGCTAA
- a CDS encoding DUF1080 domain-containing protein: MFSFRFCLLSLLSVSLFCSANLVSAAEPEADRLVNVLNSDAGTYDKAMACRRLAAIGDAKSVPAIAKYLGDEKLATYARSALENIPGNAADKALEGALKTVKGDQLVGVINSLAKRRDKGATTELAKLLSNDNPKVAIAAAHALGAIGTTDAAAALKSAFGSAKGKVKQEVAFALLMCARSLADTNKQQAVELTEVVLKADLPENINLAATQRAIVLLGKEGLGLLAKTLKADDLARFRAGLQAARKLGPEAAATLVSAYPGLSNERKGLIIVALSQSHNPRALPLIREAVKSGNGPLQIQAVISLGELVPVLKADGQLQALSDLFDLLKQNESDLTGAVETVVARIQAGQPADKVRAAIEANTRKLVESEALPQQLSGLALAGDCRLSSLTPAVYQLVNHANPEVKQMAIQALGGTTSSDDLPKLIALALKNPGDATISDALKAACARLPLEETAQALAGAMDGASIEQQQQLLNQLAAIGGETALKTVVAAARSSNDDLQNTATDLLGKWVTIDVAPPLLELAQSLDNRKYKIRALRGYIRVARQLNMTPAERLEVCRNTLANAERNDEKKLVFEVLRRYPTPEAVNFTINLLKEKDLNIPASATIISWAERGTPIENTLLRDALQQVIATTDNSGLKQRAEQQLERIKAQAAQEELELGFQSLFDGKTFHGWHGNEAIFRIENGEIVAGSLTEKVKQNEFLRSDKEYEDFELKLEFKLLGEKTNAGVQIRTAEIPNDHEVSGFQADLGTGYWGCLYDESRRRKILAGPPKEVRDLPVRMDDWNTYRIRCKGPRIQLWINGVQTVDYVEEDPNIPLKGIIALQIHGNLVNQVHYRNVRLREL, from the coding sequence ATGTTTTCGTTCAGATTCTGTCTGCTCTCCCTACTTTCTGTCAGTCTGTTCTGTTCTGCCAACCTGGTTTCCGCCGCGGAACCGGAAGCAGACCGCCTGGTCAATGTTCTCAACTCTGATGCCGGCACCTATGACAAAGCGATGGCCTGTCGCCGCCTGGCTGCGATCGGGGATGCAAAGTCGGTGCCCGCAATTGCGAAATATCTGGGTGATGAAAAACTGGCGACCTATGCCCGTTCGGCCCTGGAAAATATTCCGGGTAACGCCGCGGACAAGGCACTGGAAGGGGCCCTCAAAACAGTCAAAGGGGACCAGCTGGTCGGCGTGATCAACTCGCTGGCGAAACGCCGCGACAAAGGGGCGACCACCGAGTTGGCGAAACTGCTCTCGAACGACAATCCGAAAGTCGCGATCGCCGCAGCCCATGCCCTGGGCGCGATCGGCACGACCGATGCGGCGGCTGCATTGAAGTCCGCCTTCGGATCAGCGAAGGGAAAAGTGAAACAGGAAGTCGCGTTTGCCTTGTTGATGTGTGCCCGTTCGCTGGCTGACACAAATAAACAGCAGGCAGTAGAACTGACCGAAGTCGTGCTCAAAGCCGATCTGCCGGAAAATATTAATCTGGCGGCGACACAGCGGGCGATTGTGCTGCTGGGTAAGGAGGGGCTCGGCCTGTTAGCCAAAACACTCAAAGCCGATGATCTGGCACGTTTTCGCGCCGGTCTGCAGGCGGCCCGCAAACTGGGACCGGAAGCGGCTGCGACGCTGGTGTCTGCTTATCCCGGTCTGTCGAACGAACGAAAAGGGCTTATCATTGTCGCCCTGAGCCAGTCGCATAATCCACGTGCCCTGCCCCTGATTCGTGAGGCAGTGAAAAGCGGCAACGGACCGTTGCAAATCCAGGCGGTCATTTCGCTGGGAGAACTGGTTCCGGTACTGAAAGCCGATGGTCAGCTGCAGGCGCTGAGCGATCTGTTTGACCTGCTGAAGCAGAACGAGTCCGATCTGACCGGTGCCGTGGAAACAGTGGTCGCCAGGATCCAGGCCGGTCAGCCTGCTGACAAAGTGCGGGCTGCCATCGAAGCAAACACCCGTAAGCTGGTTGAGAGTGAAGCACTGCCTCAGCAACTGTCAGGTCTGGCACTGGCCGGCGACTGTCGTCTGAGTTCGCTGACTCCCGCCGTGTATCAGCTGGTGAACCATGCTAATCCTGAAGTCAAACAGATGGCGATTCAGGCGCTGGGGGGGACGACGTCCTCCGATGATTTGCCCAAACTGATTGCATTGGCGCTGAAAAATCCCGGAGACGCGACGATCAGCGATGCTCTCAAAGCGGCCTGTGCCCGGCTGCCACTGGAAGAGACGGCACAGGCACTGGCGGGTGCGATGGACGGGGCCAGCATTGAACAACAGCAGCAGTTGCTGAATCAGCTGGCAGCGATTGGCGGAGAGACCGCTTTGAAAACGGTCGTAGCGGCCGCCCGTTCCAGTAACGACGACCTGCAGAACACGGCGACCGACCTGCTGGGCAAGTGGGTGACGATCGACGTCGCACCGCCGCTGCTCGAGCTGGCGCAGTCACTCGACAACCGCAAATACAAAATCCGTGCGTTGCGGGGTTACATCCGCGTGGCCCGGCAGCTGAATATGACGCCTGCCGAGCGGCTGGAAGTCTGTCGCAACACACTGGCGAATGCCGAACGCAACGATGAGAAGAAGCTCGTGTTCGAAGTGCTGCGTCGCTATCCAACTCCCGAAGCGGTCAACTTCACCATCAACCTGCTGAAAGAGAAAGACTTGAACATCCCCGCGTCTGCGACGATCATTTCCTGGGCCGAACGGGGAACGCCGATCGAGAACACGCTGCTGCGGGATGCCCTGCAGCAGGTGATCGCAACGACGGACAACTCAGGTCTCAAACAGCGGGCAGAGCAGCAGCTGGAGCGAATCAAGGCCCAGGCGGCTCAGGAAGAACTGGAGCTCGGGTTTCAGTCGCTGTTCGACGGGAAAACATTTCACGGCTGGCACGGGAATGAAGCAATCTTCCGAATTGAAAATGGCGAGATCGTGGCCGGCAGTCTGACGGAGAAGGTCAAGCAGAACGAATTTCTGCGTTCGGATAAAGAGTACGAAGACTTCGAACTCAAGCTGGAATTCAAGCTGCTGGGAGAGAAGACCAACGCGGGCGTGCAGATTCGTACGGCCGAGATTCCCAACGATCATGAGGTCAGCGGTTTCCAGGCGGATCTGGGGACAGGTTACTGGGGCTGTCTGTATGACGAATCCCGTCGGCGGAAAATTCTGGCGGGGCCCCCCAAAGAGGTTCGCGACCTGCCCGTTCGCATGGATGACTGGAATACGTATCGCATTCGCTGCAAAGGGCCACGGATTCAGCTCTGGATCAACGGGGTGCAGACGGTCGATTACGTCGAAGAGGATCCGAACATTCCGCTGAAGGGAATTATCGCGCTGCAGATTCACGGGAATCTGGTGAACCAGGTGCACTATCGGAATGTGCGTCTGCGTGAGCTGTAA